TACATCACGCATCCGCTCATCGATCTCTCCCCGCGCGGCAACAGCCAGCTCCTGCTGCAACCCTCGCGCTTCCTGCGCGAGATCCGCTTTACCCTCTATGAGCAAGGCCAGATTGATCAGACGGTTGATATCAGATATCATCAGTCTGACGCCGATGATATCTGATATCGCCTTGAGGTAAGCCATGCAAGAGCGGCGGAAGTTTGTCCGGTTGGATACGCGGCTGGAGATCAGCGTCACCGAGGTGCCCGGCGCGCCGGCCCGCAAAGCGGTGTCGAAAAATCTCAGCGGCGGCGGCCTCTGCCTGGTGACGGAGAAAGAAGCCCCACCGGGGACCCAGTTGCAGGTGGCCATGAAATTACCCGAGCAGGAGCAGCCGGTGACGTTTACCGCCCAGGTCGTGTGGTGCGAGCCCTACGAGATCATCGGCAAGGGCCATCGCCATCGCGGCGTTGAGATGGGGGCGCGTTTCGTAGATATCTCGCCGAAAGATTACCAAGCGATTTTGCAGCACGTCATTCTGAGTCTCAAGACTCCGCGTCAGTAACTCCCTGCACTTCTGGACACTCCAACACGATGAGCGCCCCGCTTGTTCCTGTCACCATCGTCTTCATCCTTGGCATTGCGCTTCAGCTCTTCCGCCCCTGTCCTCTCGGTCTTGTTGCGGTTGTCGGATTGCTGGCCGGATCTTTCGTGTTGCTGAATCGCCGGTCATGGGTCATGCGCCATGGATCGCTCTTGGTCTTATGGTTGTGTCTCGGGATGCTCCGCATGGCCGTGTGGCAAGCCCATCCGGACCACCGGTTGTCATCGAGGCTCCCTGAGGCGCCGACCGCGGTGCGAGCGCATGGCGTGGTCATCAGCGATCCGGTGGAGCGCTGGGGTTGGCAGGAT
The Candidatus Omnitrophota bacterium genome window above contains:
- a CDS encoding PilZ domain-containing protein, whose amino-acid sequence is MQERRKFVRLDTRLEISVTEVPGAPARKAVSKNLSGGGLCLVTEKEAPPGTQLQVAMKLPEQEQPVTFTAQVVWCEPYEIIGKGHRHRGVEMGARFVDISPKDYQAILQHVILSLKTPRQ